One genomic segment of Myxococcota bacterium includes these proteins:
- a CDS encoding helix-turn-helix transcriptional regulator — protein sequence MNRIRAARQAMGWTQNDLAEKAGVSARTIHAIEKGRACRQATKRKILRTLGVPWEQREEYFPMARKVRRPVALEEARTA from the coding sequence ATGAATCGTATTCGCGCCGCACGCCAAGCCATGGGCTGGACCCAGAACGACCTCGCCGAGAAGGCCGGGGTTTCCGCGCGCACGATTCACGCGATCGAAAAGGGGCGCGCCTGTCGGCAGGCGACGAAGCGGAAGATCCTCCGCACCCTGGGCGTTCCGTGGGAACAGCGCGAAGAGTATTTCCCGATGGCGCGCAAAGTTCGTCGCCCGGTCGCGCTCGAAGAAGCGCGGACGGCCTGA